A portion of the Granulosicoccus antarcticus IMCC3135 genome contains these proteins:
- a CDS encoding type II toxin-antitoxin system VapC family toxin codes for MSFRFMLDTNVISDVIRDPAGKVARQLEFEGESSVCSSIIVASELRYGVAKSGSRELAVRVDAALSAIEILPFDIPADSEYGKLRALLAAKGTPIGPNDLLIAAHALSLGLTLVTDNVREFKRATGLSVVNWRR; via the coding sequence ATGTCTTTCAGATTCATGCTCGACACCAACGTCATTTCTGATGTGATTCGAGATCCGGCAGGTAAGGTGGCCAGACAACTTGAATTCGAAGGTGAATCAAGTGTATGTAGCAGTATCATTGTTGCGTCAGAACTTAGATATGGTGTTGCAAAAAGCGGCTCCAGAGAACTGGCCGTGAGAGTGGATGCGGCGTTGTCTGCGATTGAAATACTTCCTTTCGATATCCCCGCAGACAGTGAGTATGGGAAGCTGCGAGCTCTGCTTGCGGCAAAGGGCACACCAATCGGGCCTAATGATCTGCTAATCGCAGCCCACGCATTGTCGCTAGGTCTCACATTGGTTACGGATAATGTTCGTGAGTTCAAGCGAGCAACCGGTTTATCGGTAGTCAATTGGCGCAGATAG
- a CDS encoding antitoxin, whose protein sequence is MTEGRHVKLFRNGRNQAVRIPREFEFEGDEAILRKEGDRLILEPIRTGKLLSVLRALGPMTEPFPDIDDPMPPLDEPDL, encoded by the coding sequence ATGACTGAGGGGCGGCACGTCAAGTTATTTCGCAATGGGCGAAATCAAGCGGTAAGAATTCCCCGAGAGTTCGAGTTTGAGGGAGATGAGGCAATTCTGCGTAAGGAAGGTGATCGACTGATTCTGGAACCTATCAGGACCGGGAAACTTCTATCTGTTCTCAGAGCCCTTGGTCCGATGACTGAGCCGTTTCCAGATATCGACGATCCAATGCCGCCATTGGATGAGCCGGATCTTTAA